The DNA sequence GGCGCTGCGGCCGCGGCCGTGAGAGAGGCGCGGTGGCGCGCCCTGGCGCAACGCGAGCTCGCCGGCGAAGTGGTTCTCGGGACCATCCGTCCGGAAGACCTCGAGGCGCTCGTCTCGGGCCGCCGGTTCCGGCGCGACTGGCTCCCGGGAACCTCCGAGCGCCGGGTTTTCCGGCGGTTCGCGAGGCGTCTCGCGCGCGCGAAGCGGGCTCAGGCCCGCGCCGCGTCGACGCGCCGGAAGCTCCTGCAGGTCCAGATCCTGACCCTTCGGACCCGTCTGCGCGGCGCCGTGTCCACCCTGGCCGCGCGGGAGGGTCTCGACTGAAGGGAGATCAGACCTCGAGCCGGTCTCCCGGCCGGGCGACGAGGGCGTAGAGCACCGGCATCTGGAAGACCGAGAGCAGCAGGCGCGAGATCAGGCCTCCGACGATCACGAGCGCGAACGGCCTCTGCGAATCCGACCCGATCCCCGTCGACAGGGCTGCCGGGAGGAGGCCGAACGCCGCGACCAGAGCGGTCATCATGATCGGGCGCAGTCTCAGCAGGGCGGCTTCCCGCGTCGCTTCGCGGATCCCCATTCCCGCGTCGCGCCGGAGCTCGTTCGCGTACGAAACGTAGATCACGGCCGTCTGGACCGACACTCCGAAGAGCGCGAGAAAGCCGATCCCGGAGGAGACGGAGAAGGGCGTGCCCGTCGCCCAGAGCGCGACCAGCCCCCCGACCGGCGAGGACAGGAGGACGGCCGCCACCGTGATGATCGGGAACTTGAAGTTGCTGTAGAGGGCGAAGAGGATGAGGAAGATGAGGAAGAGCGTCGACGGGAGCACGAGCTTCATCTGCCGGCGGGACGCCGTGTAGTCGCGATACTCGCCCCCCCAGACGAGGCGGTACCCCGGCGGAAGGCGGAGGGCCTCCCCGATGCGGGCCTGGGCGTCCTCGACGGCGCTCGCGAGATCCCGACCCGCGACCGAGTACTGCACCCCGATGTAGCGCGAATTGTCCTCGCGGTAGATGAACGAAGCGCCGCTGGCGATCCGGATGTCCGCAAGCTCCTTGAGAGGCACCTGCGGCCCCCCCGGCGTCGCGACGAGGATGTCCCCGATCTCCTCCGCGTTCTGGCGGAAGCGGGGCTCCAGCCGCACGACGAGGTCGAAGAGCTTCTCTCCCTGGACGACCTGGGTCGCCGCCGTCCCCCCGACCGCGGCCTCGATCAGGTCGTTCACGTCCGCGACGTTGACCCCGTAGCGGGCGATCTTCGCCCGGTCGATCGTGATGGTCAGGCTCGGCTGCCCGAGCTCCTGCGCGATGCTCACGTCCCGGATGCCGCGGGTCTCCTCGAGGACGTGCTTGATCTCCTTCGCCTTCGCTTCGAGGACCGCGAGATCGGGGCCGAAGACCTTGACGGCGAGCGCGCTCTTCAAACCGGTCTCGGCCTCGTCGACCGCGTCCTCCGCCGGCTGGGTGTAGTTGAAGATGATCCCGGGGAAGGCCGAGAGCTTCCGGTCGATCGCCGCGATCAGCTCCGGCTTCGTCCGCCTCCCGGACTTCCACTCCCGATACGGACGCAGGCCGACGTAGAACTCGGCGTTGAAGAAGCCCGTCGGGTCCGTCCCGTCGTCGGGTCTTCCGTGCTCGGATCCGACGTCGGTCACTTCGGGGAAAGATCGGAGGATCGCGCGGATCTGCGGCGTGATCTTCGCGGACTCCTCGAAGGAGATCGTGTAGGGCATCGTGGCGCGCACCCAGAGCGCGCCCTCGTCGAGTTTCGGCATGAATTCCGCGCCGATCGACGGGATCAGCAGGAGCGAGGCCGCCAGGATCGCGACCGAGATGCCGGTCGTCGCCCGCGGGTGGGCGAGGCACCGGTCGAGGACTCGCCCGTACGTCCGCTTGATCGCCTCCATCACGGCATTGCGGCGCTCGCGGACGCCGCGCCGCAGCGCCCAGGAGCAGAGCGCGGGGAGGAGCGTGAGGGTCAGGACGAGGGCGCCGACGAGGGCGAAGATCGTCGTGTCCGCCATCGGCTTGAAGAGAAGACCCGACGGTCCGGTGAGGACGTAGATCGGGAGGAAGCCCGCCACGATGACCGCGACGGCGTAGAAGATCGGCCGGTCGACCTCCGCCGCGGCCTCCGCGATCACTTCCAGGATCCGGAAGGGGCGGCCCTCGCGCATCGCGACCCGTCGGAAGATGTTCTCGACCATGACGACACCGCCGTCGACGAGGATGCCGAAGTCGATCGCGCCGATCGACAGGAGATTCGCCGGGACGTGGCGGAGGTCGAGGCAGATGAAGGCGAAGAGGAGCGACAGGGGGATCGTGACCGCGACGATCAGGCCGGTGCGCACGTCGTACAGGAAGAAGACGAGGATCAGGATCACGAAAACCATTCCGCGGAGGAGGTTGTCCTCGACGGTCCGGGTCGTGAGCGCGATCAGGTCGCGGCGGTCGTAGAAGGGACGGATCCGGACGTCCTTCGGGAGAATCGACGTGTTCAGCTCGCGGGTTTTCGCCTCGACTCTCCGGAGAACGACCTGGGCCTGCTCCCCCTTGCGCATGAGAATGACGCCCTCGACGGCGTCCTTCTGGTCGTCGAACCCGAACTGGCCGAGACGCGGAGCGATTCCGATCTCGACCCGCGCGACGTCCCGCACGAGCACGGGAACTCCGTTGTGGACGGCGAGGACGACGTTTCCGATGTCGTCCGGCGTTCGGAGCCGGCCGAGGCCGCGGACGTAGTAGAACTGGCCGCCCTGCGAATAGAAGCCGCCCCCGGCGTTCCCGTTGTTGGCCGCGAGCGCCGAGACCACGGCGGGTACCGAGAGTCCGGCTCCGGCGATTTTCGCGGGATCGAGCAGGACGTGGTACTGCATCGTCTGCCCGCCGAGGCCCGAGTCGTCCGCGACCCCGGGCACGGACTTGAACTGCCGCTCGACGATCCAGTCCTCGATGGTCTTCAGCTCCATCGGCGACCGGTCGGGGCTCTCCAGCACGTACCGGTAGATCAGGCCCGAAGGGGAGAAGAGCGGGGCGACCGAGGGCGACACCCCGTCCGGGAGCCCGAGATCGGGGATCCTCTCGAAGACCTGCTGGCGCGCGAAGTTGTTGTCGGTCCCGGTCTGGAACGTCAGGCGCACGTCGGAGAGTCCGTAGAGCGAGATCGAGCGGATCGTCGTCATCGCCGGGATGCCGTTCATCTCGACCTCGACCGGGACGGTGATGAGCCGTTCGACCTCCTCGGCCGCCTTGCCCGGCCACTGCGTGATGATTTCGACCATCGGCGGAGAGAGGTCGGGATAAGCGTCGACGGGCAGCCGGGTGAACGACCACACGCCGGCCGCGGCGAGCACGAGCGCGAGGAAGAGGACGAGGAAGCGCTGGCGGAGCGCCGAGGAAACGACCCGGTTGATCACCGAGGCCGTCCGGGGCGGATTCTCCGGCGGGGGAAGGCCGGCTTCGCTCACTGGCTTTCCGCGAACTGCATGAAGAGCGCGCCCTCGACGACGACCCGGTCTCCCGCCCGAACGCCGGAGCGCGCTTCGATCCGGTCGCCCTCGCGGGAGCCGAGGTCGATCCGCCGCCGGAGGAAGGACCCGCCGGCCGCCTCGACGTAGACGAACGGGAGGTTCTCGTCGTCCCGAAGGACGGCCGAGGCCGGGAGCAGCACGCCCCGGCTCTCGCGGGGGGAGTGGATCGCGACGCGCACGTACTGGTCCTTCTTGAGGAGCCCGCTCGGATTCCGGAGGACGACGCGCACGCCGATCGCGCGCGTCGAGGGGTCGACGAGCGAGGCGACGTATTCGACCGTCCCTCCCATCGGCGCCTCCGCCGAACCCGCGGAGACGTCGGCCGCGGCGCCGACGGAGACGAACGGCACGTCCTGTTCGAAGACGTTGGCGATCACCCAGACGCGCGAGAGATCGGCGATCGTGAAGCAGGCCGTCGTGCCGGCCTGCAGGAGCTGGCCGGGGGAGATGAGCCGCTCGACGACGGTTCCCGCGATCGGGGACCGGATGACGGCGTGGGGAGATTCCGCGGCACGACCCTCCTGGAGCGCCCGGACCGTGGCTTCGGGAATGCCGATCGACCGCAGCTGGGCGAGGGAGGCGTCGCGGTCGGCTTCCGCCGAGAGGGCTTCCGTTTCGGCCTGCTGCATTTCGCGGCGCGAGATCCCGCCCGCGTCGAAGAGCTTCTTGTCGAGGTCGGCGATCCGGCGGAGGTTCGCCGCCGACGCCGCCGACTTCCGGTATCCTGAAACGGCGGAGGCGAAATCGGGAGACGTGACTTCGGCGAGCGCCTGCCCCGCCGACACCCGGGTCCCGGGCGGCGTCAGGACGCGGGCGACGGGTCCCGAGATCCCGGCGATCACCTGCGTCGAAGCGTTCTGATCGAACGCGACGGTCCCGGTCGACTCGATCGTCCGGTGGAACGGGGCTTCGCGGACTTCCTGGACGGTGATCCGGCTCCGCTGCTCCGGGGTGAGCGAAAGGCCGGAGGGTGCCGCGGCGGAGGCCGGAGCGGGGGGCGGTGCGCCTCGGCGGGCGCAGGCCGCGGCGAGGAAGACCGCGCCCGCGAGGGCGATGCGGGCGGTCCGGGCGTCAGGGAACATTCGAGTCTCCTTGCGAAGCGGAAGGGACGTAGTCCCCCACCGCGAGGTCGAGCTGGGCGGCGGCGTCGTTGGCGGCCCCGAGCGCCTGCGTGAGCTGAGAGGTGGCGGCGAGCAGCGCGGAACGGGCGTTGATCAGGTCGACGGCGGAAGACCCCCCCAGGGCGTAGCTCTCGGAGGCGACGTGGAAAGCGTCGTTGGCCTGCGGCAACAGCTCGTCGCGGATCCAGACCGCCTGCCGGCGCGCCGAGTCGGCGGCCGCCCAGGCCGTCCGGACGTCGAGCTCGACCTGCGCCCGCGTGACCGTCTCGTCGGCGGCGAGCTCCGCCTGGCGGGCTTCGGCCGCCGCGACGTCCCCCTTCTCGTGCTGCCAGAAGAAGAGCGGTACGGCGATCGCTCCCGAAGTCGAATACGCCGCCGGAAAGCCTTCCGTGTGATTCCGGAAGAGCGAGATGTTCAGATCGGGGAACCAGAACTCGCGGGCCAGCTTCGCCGCGAATCGCGCGCCTTCCCGCTGGGCGACGATCGACGCGATCTCCGGGCGATGCGCCACCGCGCGGGCGAGGAGATCGCCGACCTCCGCCGGCGCGGGCGGGACCTCGAGCTTGCCCGCGGGCTCGATCGGAGCGCCGGGGGGGCGCGCCAGCAGGCGGTTCAGGGAGGCCCGCGCGGTCATGAGCGTCCTCTCGTCGGCGATCGTCTGGTTCCTCGCCTGCGCGAAGGCGACCTTCGCCTGCAGCACGTCGAGGCGGGCGACCGTTCCCGCGTCGAAGCGCGCCTGGGTCTTGGCGAGCACGTCCTGCGATATCCGTTCGGCCTCGCGGTCGTTCTCGAGCTGCGCCTCCGCGACCATGAGCGCGTCGAAGGCGGTCGCGGTCTGCGAGGCGATCTGCTGCCTCAGTTGCGTCCAGGAGAGCTCCGCCGCGCGGAGGGCCGCTCCCGAGACGCGGCGGTTCAGCCGGAACTTGTCGGGAAACGGGATCGTGAGACTCGCGCCGACGTCGCGCGTCTGCGCCGAGCCGAAATTCCCGAGGCTCGACTGCTGCTCGTACGTCCACGCGAAGGCCGGGTCCGGAAAGGCCGTGGCCTGGGCGATCCCGGCCCGCGCCTGTTCGACCTGGGCGCGCGCCGCGGCGATCTGCGGGTTCCGCGCGAGAGCCTCGGCCACCGCGTCCGGACGCGAGACGCGCGCGACGTCTTCGGCCGCCGCCGGGGGCGAGACGAGCGCGGCGAAGCCGGACGCGGCGAGCGCGGCGACACGGAACAACCGGAAGAAACACGGAACGAGCCCCGACCGCAAGGCGACCTCCTCTCGAAATGTGGAAGAGACGGGGAAGAGGGGATCAGGCGGCCGGGGGAGGGCGGCTCTCGACGGAGGCGCGCGGAGCGACGAACGGGCGGGCGGGAATCGGGGAAGCCAGGCGTTCGGCGAGCGCGAGGGTTCCCACCGGCGGAGCGAATGCCGAAGCCACGCTGACGAGGCCGTCGAGGGCGCACGCGGGGCAGCTGTCGCCGCCGGGAAGCGCCGACGGGACCGCGACCCGGGATTCCGAAGCGGCGCGCCCGAGGTCGTTGTCCGCCGCGGAATGGAAGGAGACCGCCACCAGCAGGAACAGCATCGTTCCGAGGAGCGCGAAGGCCTTCCGCCGGCGGATGGTGGTGGTCCTCATCGGGCGCAGGTTAGCAGATCCGGCCGGAAATTCCAACGGGAGAGCGAAAAAAAGCCCGGCCCGCAAGCGCGGGCCGGGCCGACTTTCAGCCGGAGGAGGGACGAGCCCTACTCGATCGAGATCTTCGTCGCGAGGATGCTTCCGTCGGTTTGGAGCGTGCCCTGGACTTCGACACTCATTCCATCCGCCAGGTCGGCGAACGTCATGGCGTTGTGGTCCTGCTGGATGACGGTGCTGGAATTGACATCGATCGTGACCGTGCTCGCGTCCTCGAGCGTGAGAACGAAGGTCTGGGTTCCGCTGTCCGGCGCCCCGGTGATCGTGCCGGACACCTCGACGTCTTCGACCTCGGGCGGCTCGAAGCTCACCTTGCAGGCCACGATGCTGCCGTCAGTCTGGAGCGTGCCCTCGATTTCGACGGCATCCCCGTCCGCGACGTCGGCACAGGCGGCCGGAGTGTGATGCGGCCCGAAGTACTGCGTGGTGTCGGTCAGCGTGACGTCGACGTCGCCGGAGCCGGTCGTCACGACCATCGTGCCGGCGCCGCAGTCGGGCGTTCCGCTGACGGTTCCGGAGATTTCGTCCTGGCAGGAATCCGGCGCTTCGATGTTGACGTTCGCGGCGAGAACGGACGTGTCGCCCTGCGTCCCGCAGACCTCGACGGTGTCTCCGAGCTGGATCTGGTCGCAGGTCGACGCCGTGTGGCCCTTCGTGAAGAACTGCGTGTTCGTGTCGAACGTGACGTCGATGTCGCCCGAATCGGTCGTGACGGTCATCGTGTTCGCGCCGCAGTCGATCGCGCTCACGGTTCCCTGGACCTCGGTATCGCACTCCGTTCCGGAGCCGCCCTGCGAGCCGCCGCCTCCGTTGTTCTGGACGAAGATGACGAACGCGAGATATCCGCCCCCGTCCTGCGGCGCGGCCTTGACGTGAATTCGGGCACCGACGGCGATCTGGTCGGCGGTCATCACCGTCCACCCGTGGCGGATGATCGTCGTGTCCTGGAGCGTGACCACGACCGGGCCGAGCTGGTCGTCGGTCAGCGAGATCGTTCCCCCGATCGTGTCGACGCCGGTAACCGTTCCCTCGAGCTCCGCGCCGTCGTGGCCGCGCCCGTCCGCGGGAGCGAGGCCGAGATGGCCGAGGGAAGGCGCCGTGATCCGGACGTGGCCACGGTCGGCGCGGGCGGGGCCGACCGCGACCGCGGAGAGAAAGAGGAGACAGAGGCCAATTGGGGAGAATCGGAACCGAAAACGCATGGAAGGTCCTCCTCGCGATTAGGCTCCGGAGGACTCTGCAACACCCTTTCGGGGAATTCCGAGCAAGGGGATTTCAGAAACCCTCGGACGCCTGCGGGGATTGTAGCAAATCCCCCGCCACGTCAACCGGCCTTCACGAAGAGCGAGACGCCGAGGAGGATGG is a window from the Thermoanaerobaculia bacterium genome containing:
- a CDS encoding CusA/CzcA family heavy metal efflux RND transporter, with amino-acid sequence MSEAGLPPPENPPRTASVINRVVSSALRQRFLVLFLALVLAAAGVWSFTRLPVDAYPDLSPPMVEIITQWPGKAAEEVERLITVPVEVEMNGIPAMTTIRSISLYGLSDVRLTFQTGTDNNFARQQVFERIPDLGLPDGVSPSVAPLFSPSGLIYRYVLESPDRSPMELKTIEDWIVERQFKSVPGVADDSGLGGQTMQYHVLLDPAKIAGAGLSVPAVVSALAANNGNAGGGFYSQGGQFYYVRGLGRLRTPDDIGNVVLAVHNGVPVLVRDVARVEIGIAPRLGQFGFDDQKDAVEGVILMRKGEQAQVVLRRVEAKTRELNTSILPKDVRIRPFYDRRDLIALTTRTVEDNLLRGMVFVILILVFFLYDVRTGLIVAVTIPLSLLFAFICLDLRHVPANLLSIGAIDFGILVDGGVVMVENIFRRVAMREGRPFRILEVIAEAAAEVDRPIFYAVAVIVAGFLPIYVLTGPSGLLFKPMADTTIFALVGALVLTLTLLPALCSWALRRGVRERRNAVMEAIKRTYGRVLDRCLAHPRATTGISVAILAASLLLIPSIGAEFMPKLDEGALWVRATMPYTISFEESAKITPQIRAILRSFPEVTDVGSEHGRPDDGTDPTGFFNAEFYVGLRPYREWKSGRRTKPELIAAIDRKLSAFPGIIFNYTQPAEDAVDEAETGLKSALAVKVFGPDLAVLEAKAKEIKHVLEETRGIRDVSIAQELGQPSLTITIDRAKIARYGVNVADVNDLIEAAVGGTAATQVVQGEKLFDLVVRLEPRFRQNAEEIGDILVATPGGPQVPLKELADIRIASGASFIYREDNSRYIGVQYSVAGRDLASAVEDAQARIGEALRLPPGYRLVWGGEYRDYTASRRQMKLVLPSTLFLIFLILFALYSNFKFPIITVAAVLLSSPVGGLVALWATGTPFSVSSGIGFLALFGVSVQTAVIYVSYANELRRDAGMGIREATREAALLRLRPIMMTALVAAFGLLPAALSTGIGSDSQRPFALVIVGGLISRLLLSVFQMPVLYALVARPGDRLEV
- a CDS encoding efflux RND transporter periplasmic adaptor subunit yields the protein MFPDARTARIALAGAVFLAAACARRGAPPPAPASAAAPSGLSLTPEQRSRITVQEVREAPFHRTIESTGTVAFDQNASTQVIAGISGPVARVLTPPGTRVSAGQALAEVTSPDFASAVSGYRKSAASAANLRRIADLDKKLFDAGGISRREMQQAETEALSAEADRDASLAQLRSIGIPEATVRALQEGRAAESPHAVIRSPIAGTVVERLISPGQLLQAGTTACFTIADLSRVWVIANVFEQDVPFVSVGAAADVSAGSAEAPMGGTVEYVASLVDPSTRAIGVRVVLRNPSGLLKKDQYVRVAIHSPRESRGVLLPASAVLRDDENLPFVYVEAAGGSFLRRRIDLGSREGDRIEARSGVRAGDRVVVEGALFMQFAESQ
- a CDS encoding TolC family protein — its product is MRSGLVPCFFRLFRVAALAASGFAALVSPPAAAEDVARVSRPDAVAEALARNPQIAAARAQVEQARAGIAQATAFPDPAFAWTYEQQSSLGNFGSAQTRDVGASLTIPFPDKFRLNRRVSGAALRAAELSWTQLRQQIASQTATAFDALMVAEAQLENDREAERISQDVLAKTQARFDAGTVARLDVLQAKVAFAQARNQTIADERTLMTARASLNRLLARPPGAPIEPAGKLEVPPAPAEVGDLLARAVAHRPEIASIVAQREGARFAAKLAREFWFPDLNISLFRNHTEGFPAAYSTSGAIAVPLFFWQHEKGDVAAAEARQAELAADETVTRAQVELDVRTAWAAADSARRQAVWIRDELLPQANDAFHVASESYALGGSSAVDLINARSALLAATSQLTQALGAANDAAAQLDLAVGDYVPSASQGDSNVP
- a CDS encoding DUF5666 domain-containing protein → MRFRFRFSPIGLCLLFLSAVAVGPARADRGHVRITAPSLGHLGLAPADGRGHDGAELEGTVTGVDTIGGTISLTDDQLGPVVVTLQDTTIIRHGWTVMTADQIAVGARIHVKAAPQDGGGYLAFVIFVQNNGGGGSQGGSGTECDTEVQGTVSAIDCGANTMTVTTDSGDIDVTFDTNTQFFTKGHTASTCDQIQLGDTVEVCGTQGDTSVLAANVNIEAPDSCQDEISGTVSGTPDCGAGTMVVTTGSGDVDVTLTDTTQYFGPHHTPAACADVADGDAVEIEGTLQTDGSIVACKVSFEPPEVEDVEVSGTITGAPDSGTQTFVLTLEDASTVTIDVNSSTVIQQDHNAMTFADLADGMSVEVQGTLQTDGSILATKISIE